From the Ficedula albicollis isolate OC2 unplaced genomic scaffold, FicAlb1.5 N00378, whole genome shotgun sequence genome, one window contains:
- the MALT1 gene encoding mucosa-associated lymphoid tissue lymphoma translocation protein 1, whose translation MTSELLTLEGNAANTCKSGIRKVSDVFLTLFRSPLDLEQCSLQVLEPEGSPSWSLLKLLGDRGCTVVELAESLQALEHTEALRCLGHSDVKIVVQPDSQAVLSGQVVKLCCWAAGHPFVHYQWFKQEKEVPHGNSPELVLSPVSVKDSGFYICRVNSESSFMFSRWARLEVRELQDAPHGPLMGLPENKLCICNQPQPQNLTVGDALVLECGAVGNPIPNYQWFRNGSPLANGSQNVYTVTYVDVGHQGTYWCHVFNDREDEDSKKVEVIIGRKTMAVECTEEDLSDLQESADPREESSRRPVATDKVALLIGNMSYWNHPQLKAPMVDVYELTSLLRQLDFKVVSLLDLTESEMRNAVDEFLLLLDEGVYGLLYYAGHGYENYGNSFLVPVDAPSPCHSADCLCVQSILRPMREKQTGLSVLLLDMCRQRNEYDDTIPNLDALKVTANIVFGYATCQGAEAFEIQQLGLANGIFVKFLKDRLLEDKKVTVLLDEVAEDMGKCPLTKGKQALEIRSSLSEQRALTDPVQQSTSSAESLARNLQWAKAHELPESMSLEFQCGVEIQLGFAAEFSNVMIIYTQIVRKPPEITACRAHITDFPLDLDVDPKETNKGTPEETGSYLVSKDLPKHCLYTRLSALQKLREHLIFTVCLHYEYSGMEDTMDERKEINIGKPLIAKLGLHRGFKPRNCPPTCCVPGYPFHNPVESSPEAAEYYTPSHCHPSSCPGVHHPNCACSTSITQPGACSCNGTSSTLASRRELQHYSPTVEKSNVPVETSDDAVELGFLLSGSLSFSEQQ comes from the exons ATGACCTCTGAACTCCTGACACTTGAAGGAAATGCTGCGAACACCTGCAAATCA GGTATTAGGAAGGTCAGTGACGTCTTTCTCACATTATTCCGTAGCCCTCTGGATTTGGAGCAGtgttccctgcaggtgctggagccagaaggcagccccagctggagtCTGCTGAAGCTGTTGGGGGACCGGGGCTGCACTGTGGTGGAGCTGGCAGAGTCCCTGCAGGCCCTGGAGCACACTGAGGCTCTCCGGTGTCTCGGCCACTCAG ATGTGAAGATTGTTGTACAGCCAGACTCTCAAGCAGTGCTCTCTGGTCAGGTCGTCAAgttgtgctgctgggcagcaggacacccATTTGTGCACTACCAGTGGttcaagcaggaaaaagag GTTCCCCATGGTAATTCTCCCGAGCTGGTTTTGAGTCCAGTGAGTGTAAAGGATTCTGGCTTTTACATCTGCCGAGTGAACAGTGAGTCTTCTTTCATGTTCAGTCGGTGGGCACGCCTTGAAGTTCGTGAGCTTCAGGATGCACCTCATG ggCCCTTAATGGGTTTGCCTGAAAACAAGCTGTGCATTTGTAATCAGCCTCAGCCACAAAACCTGACAGTGGGGGATGCTTTGGTACTAGAATGTGGAGCTGTTGGAAACCCAATTCCTAATTACCAATGGTTCAGAAATGGATCTCCTTTGGCAAATGGGAGCCAAAATGTCTACACA GTGACTTACGTGGATGTGGGACATCAGGGAACATATTGGTGTCATGTATTCAATGACCGGGAGGACGAGGACAGCAAGAAAGTAGAAGTCATTATAG GAAGGAAAACTATGGCAGTGGAGTGCACAGAAG AAGATTTAAGTGATCTTCAGGAATCAG CAGACCCACGAGAAGAATCAAGTCGCAGACCTGTGG CCACAGACAAGGTGGCTCTGTTAATAGGAAACATGAGCTACTGGAATCATCCCCAGCTCAAGGCCCCAATGGTAGATGTCTATGAATTGACCAGTTTGTTAAGGCAGCTGGACTTCAAAGTCGTTTCTTTGCTGGATCTTACTGAGTCTGAGATGCGAAATGCAGTAGATGAATTTTTACTTCTCCTGGACGAAGGAGTTTATG GTTTGTTGTACTATGCTGGCCACGGCTACGAGAACTACGGGAACAGTTTCCTGGTTCCTGTTGACGCCCCAAGTCCCTGTCACTCAGCAGActgcctgtgtgtgcagagcatCCTGCGGCCGATGCGGGAGAAGCAGACGGGGCTCAGCGTCCTCCTGCTGGACATGTGTCGCCAAAG AAATGAATATGATGACACAATTCCTAACTTGGATGCTCTGAAGGTTACGGCCAACATTGTTTTTGGATATGCAAC GTGCCAAGGAGCAGAAGCTTTTGAAATTCAGCAGTTGGGGTTGGCCAATGGAATCTTCGTGAAGTTCCTGAAGGACCGTTTGTTAGAAGACAAGAAGGTCACTGTTCTGCTTGATGAGGTTGCAGAAG ATATGGGCAAGTGTCCCCTTACCAAAGGCAAGCAGGCCCTGGAGATCCGCAGCAGCTTGTCAGAGCAAAGGGCACTGACTGATCCTGTCCAACAAAGCACATCTTCTGCAGAGTCCCTGGCACGGAACCTGCAGTGGGCCAAAGCTCATG AGCTTCCAGAAAGTATGTCTCTGGAGTTCCAGTGTGGTGTTGAGATTCAGCTGGGGTTTGCAGCCGAGTTCTCCAATGTCATGATAATCTATACACAGATAGTGAGGAAGCCCCCTGAAATCACAGCTTGCAGAGCCCACATCACAGACTTCCCACTC GATTTGGATGTAGATCCTAAAGAGACCAATAAAGGAACTCCTGAGGAAACTGGAAGCTATTTAGTATCAAAGGACCTTCCCAAACACTGCCTCTACACCAGGCTGAGTGCACTGCAGAAACTAAGG GAACATTTAATCTTCACTGTTTGCTTGCACTATGAGTATTCAGGAATGGAAGATACAATggatgaaagaaaggaaattaatattgGGAAGCCTCTTATTGCTAAATTAGGCCTTCACCGTGGATTCAAACCCAGGAACTGTCCCCCGACCTGTTGCGTGCCTGGTTATCCTTTTCATAATCCAGTAGAATCGAGTCCAGAGGCAGCTGAATACTACACCCCTAGTCACTGCCATCCCAGTTCCTGTCCAGGTGTTCACCATCCAAACTGTGCTTGCTCAACCAGCATCACACAACCAGGGGCATGTTCCTGCAATGGAACTTCCAGCACGCTGGCTTCAAGGCGTGAACTACAGCATTATTCACCCACTGTGGAAAAGAGTAATGTACCAGTAGAGACCAGTGATGATGCTGTTGAACTGGGATTCCTCCTCTCTGGCAGCCTTAGCTTCTCTGAACAGCAATAG